The following are encoded in a window of Lactobacillus acidophilus genomic DNA:
- the rpmJ gene encoding 50S ribosomal protein L36, translating into MKVRPSVKPMCEHCKVIKRHGRVMVICPANPKHKQRQG; encoded by the coding sequence ATGAAGGTTAGACCATCTGTTAAACCAATGTGTGAACATTGTAAAGTTATTAAGAGACATGGCCGTGTTATGGTAATTTGCCCAGCAAATCCAAAACACAAGCAACGTCAAGGTTAA
- the rplQ gene encoding 50S ribosomal protein L17, giving the protein MAYRKLGRDSAHRKAMLREMTTQLIMNERIVTTETRAKEVRKTAEKMITLGKRGDLASRRKAAAFVRNEVADIHEEKDAVVVKSALQKLFSDVAPRYKDRNGGYTRIMKLAVPRKGDAAPMVILELV; this is encoded by the coding sequence ATGGCATACCGTAAATTAGGTCGCGATAGTGCTCACAGAAAAGCAATGCTAAGAGAAATGACTACTCAATTAATCATGAACGAACGCATTGTTACTACTGAAACTCGTGCTAAAGAAGTTCGTAAGACTGCCGAAAAGATGATCACTTTAGGTAAGCGCGGCGATTTAGCTTCAAGAAGAAAGGCTGCAGCATTTGTACGTAACGAAGTTGCAGATATCCACGAAGAAAAGGATGCAGTTGTTGTTAAGTCAGCATTGCAAAAGCTTTTTAGTGATGTAGCACCTCGTTACAAGGATCGTAATGGTGGTTACACTAGAATTATGAAGTTAGCTGTTCCTCGTAAAGGTGACGCTGCTCCAATGGTTATTCTTGAATTAGTTTAA
- the rpsM gene encoding 30S ribosomal protein S13 yields the protein MARIAGVDLPRDKRIVVALTYIYGIGDATAKKICADAGVSEDIRSKDLTPEDQEKLRAEVDKYRVEGDLRREVSMNIKRLVDIGSYRGIRHRRGLPVRGQNTKNNARTRKGTKRNR from the coding sequence ATGGCTCGTATTGCTGGTGTTGACTTACCAAGAGATAAGCGAATCGTTGTTGCCTTAACATACATTTATGGTATTGGTGATGCAACTGCTAAGAAGATTTGTGCTGACGCTGGTGTGTCTGAAGATATTCGTTCAAAGGATTTGACTCCAGAAGATCAAGAAAAGCTTCGTGCTGAAGTAGATAAGTACCGTGTTGAAGGTGACTTACGTCGTGAAGTAAGCATGAACATTAAGCGCTTAGTTGATATTGGTTCTTATCGTGGTATTCGTCACCGCCGTGGACTTCCAGTTCGTGGCCAAAATACCAAGAATAATGCTCGTACTCGTAAGGGTACTAAGAGAAACCGTTAA
- a CDS encoding energy-coupling factor transporter ATPase, with amino-acid sequence MSKNNAVEFRHVSFTYPDTEKPVLNDINFKIRSGSWTALIGHNGSGKSTISKLTNGLLLPDADANSKIIVSGITLNSKTVWNVREKVGIVFQNPDNQFVGATVGDDVAFGLENRGVPRNEMIRIVNRVLSDVGMLDYINAEPANLSGGQKQRVAIAGILAVEPDIIILDESTSMLDPNGRNQILKIIRQLMIDKNLTIISITHDIDEASLADDVIVLNDGKILAQSGPIDIFSKPELLQEIGLDIPFVEKVILKLKETGIKVPQSIKTQDELEQYLCQLNSKK; translated from the coding sequence GTGTCAAAAAACAACGCCGTTGAATTTAGACATGTTTCATTTACTTATCCTGATACTGAAAAGCCTGTCCTCAATGATATTAATTTTAAAATTAGGTCAGGTTCATGGACTGCATTAATAGGACATAATGGAAGTGGTAAATCTACAATTTCAAAATTGACAAATGGTTTGCTTCTACCTGATGCTGATGCAAATAGTAAAATTATTGTTTCGGGTATAACTTTAAATTCTAAAACTGTATGGAATGTTAGAGAAAAAGTAGGTATTGTATTCCAAAATCCAGATAATCAATTTGTTGGTGCTACTGTAGGTGATGATGTAGCTTTTGGATTGGAGAATAGGGGAGTACCTAGAAATGAAATGATTAGAATTGTTAATCGAGTTTTATCTGATGTTGGTATGTTAGATTATATAAATGCAGAGCCAGCTAATCTTTCTGGAGGACAGAAGCAACGGGTGGCAATCGCTGGTATTCTTGCGGTAGAACCAGATATTATTATCTTGGATGAATCGACATCGATGCTTGATCCTAATGGGAGAAACCAAATTCTTAAAATAATTAGACAATTGATGATCGATAAAAATTTAACTATTATATCAATTACTCATGATATTGATGAAGCAAGTTTAGCAGACGATGTAATTGTTTTAAATGATGGGAAAATTCTTGCTCAAAGTGGTCCAATAGATATTTTCAGTAAACCAGAATTATTACAAGAAATAGGTTTAGATATACCATTTGTAGAAAAAGTAATTTTAAAGTTAAAGGAAACTGGAATTAAAGTGCCACAAAGTATAAAAACACAAGATGAATTGGAGCAATATCTATGTCAATTAAATTCAAAAAAGTAG
- the infA gene encoding translation initiation factor IF-1 encodes MAKDDVIEVEGKVVDTLPNAMFKVELENGATILAHVSGKIRMHYIRILPGDRVTVELSPYDLTKGRITYRFIK; translated from the coding sequence TTGGCAAAAGATGATGTCATTGAAGTAGAAGGTAAGGTAGTTGATACCTTACCTAATGCTATGTTTAAAGTTGAATTGGAAAATGGAGCTACTATTTTAGCACACGTTTCAGGTAAGATTAGAATGCATTACATTCGTATCTTGCCAGGAGACCGTGTAACAGTTGAGTTATCTCCATATGATTTAACTAAAGGTAGAATTACGTATCGATTTATAAAGTAA
- a CDS encoding energy-coupling factor transporter ATPase encodes MSIKFKKVDYIYSPETPMEKKGLDNVSFELADNSFVALIGHTGSGKSTLMQHFNALLKPSAGVINIVGYHITPETSNKNLKRLRKKVSLVFQFPEVQLFENTVLEDIEFGPKNFGATEEEAKNKALKWMKKVGISEELASKSPFELSGGQMRRVAIAGVMAIEPQILCLDEPAAGLDPKSRHDMMQLFLDYQKAGHTVILVTHNMDDVAEYANDVLVMEKGKLIKHDTPENIFADRKWLKKHNLSEPVTGIFASELNNYKFLKNPLTIDQLIDGIKNNLEGEFYE; translated from the coding sequence ATGTCAATTAAATTCAAAAAAGTAGATTATATATATTCTCCAGAAACTCCAATGGAGAAAAAAGGGTTAGATAATGTTTCATTTGAATTAGCTGATAATAGTTTTGTTGCATTGATTGGACATACAGGAAGTGGTAAGTCTACTTTAATGCAGCATTTTAACGCTTTATTGAAGCCTAGTGCCGGGGTAATTAACATTGTGGGATACCATATTACACCTGAGACAAGTAATAAAAATTTAAAACGATTACGCAAAAAAGTAAGTCTCGTTTTTCAGTTCCCTGAAGTTCAATTGTTTGAAAATACGGTTCTAGAAGATATTGAATTTGGACCTAAGAATTTCGGTGCAACTGAAGAAGAAGCTAAAAATAAGGCACTTAAATGGATGAAGAAAGTGGGGATATCTGAAGAACTTGCTTCTAAATCTCCTTTTGAATTATCTGGTGGACAAATGAGAAGAGTAGCTATTGCAGGTGTAATGGCGATTGAGCCTCAGATTTTATGTCTGGATGAACCTGCGGCAGGCTTGGATCCAAAATCTCGGCACGATATGATGCAATTGTTTTTAGATTATCAAAAAGCAGGTCATACTGTAATTTTGGTTACACATAATATGGATGATGTTGCAGAGTATGCAAATGATGTACTCGTAATGGAAAAGGGAAAATTAATTAAGCATGATACTCCTGAAAATATTTTTGCAGATAGAAAATGGCTGAAAAAGCATAATTTATCTGAGCCTGTTACTGGTATATTTGCATCAGAATTAAATAATTATAAATTTTTAAAAAATCCATTAACAATTGATCAATTAATTGATGGGATTAAAAATAACCTAGAGGGTGAATTTTATGAGTAA
- a CDS encoding DNA-directed RNA polymerase subunit alpha: MIEFEKPNITVVEQEDSYGKFVVEPLERGFGTTLGNSLRRVLLTSIPGTGLVYVQIDGVLHEFSTVPGVREDVTKIILNLKKLELKSLSDEQKVIELDVEGPATVTADDLKVDADVQVLNPDQYICTIAEGGHLHMELAVKNGRGYVAASDNKSDDMPIGVIPVDSLFSPIKKANYQVESTRVGKRDDFDKLTFEIWTDGSIKPNDALSFAAKILVEHFKVFESADANTKFSEVMVEKEDDKKEKKLEMTIEELDLSVRSYNCLKRAGINTLQELTDKTESDMMRVRNLGRKSLEEVKNKLTDLGLSLRQED, translated from the coding sequence ATGATTGAATTTGAAAAACCAAATATTACCGTTGTTGAACAAGAAGATTCTTACGGTAAGTTTGTTGTTGAACCACTTGAGCGAGGCTTTGGTACTACTTTAGGTAATTCTTTAAGAAGAGTATTACTTACTTCTATTCCGGGTACTGGACTTGTTTATGTGCAAATTGATGGCGTTTTACACGAGTTCTCAACAGTTCCTGGCGTTAGAGAAGATGTAACCAAAATCATTTTGAATTTAAAGAAGCTTGAATTAAAGTCTCTTTCAGATGAACAAAAGGTTATTGAATTAGACGTTGAAGGTCCTGCCACAGTGACTGCTGATGATCTTAAAGTTGATGCAGATGTTCAAGTCTTAAATCCAGATCAATATATTTGTACCATTGCTGAAGGTGGACACTTGCACATGGAACTCGCCGTAAAAAATGGTAGAGGATACGTTGCAGCAAGTGACAATAAGAGTGATGATATGCCAATCGGAGTAATTCCTGTTGATTCTCTATTCTCACCAATTAAAAAGGCTAATTACCAAGTTGAATCAACTCGTGTTGGTAAGAGAGACGATTTTGACAAACTCACTTTTGAGATTTGGACTGACGGTTCAATCAAGCCTAATGACGCCCTTAGTTTTGCTGCTAAAATTTTAGTTGAACATTTCAAGGTGTTTGAATCAGCTGATGCAAATACTAAATTCAGCGAAGTAATGGTGGAAAAGGAAGACGATAAGAAAGAAAAGAAGCTCGAAATGACAATTGAAGAACTTGATCTTTCTGTTCGTTCATATAACTGCCTGAAACGTGCTGGCATTAACACTCTTCAAGAGTTGACTGATAAGACAGAATCAGATATGATGCGTGTACGTAACTTAGGACGTAAATCATTGGAAGAAGTAAAGAATAAATTAACTGACTTAGGTCTTTCACTTCGTCAAGAAGACTAG
- a CDS encoding adenylate kinase — translation MINLILLGLPGAGKGTASERIVDKYHLTHISTGDMFREAMANKTKVGLEAKSYIDKGNLVPDEVTARLVEERLSQPDIKEGYILDGFPRTTVQAELLEGITKRLKKPLTNVIALEVDEDTLIKRLSARYMCKNCGATYNKISKQPKVEGTCDRCGSHEFYQREDDKPEVVKNRLEVNEKMNAPLKDFYQKKGLLTIINGEQTPEKVFEDIDAVLSNNQ, via the coding sequence ATGATTAACTTAATTCTTTTAGGTTTACCAGGTGCTGGTAAAGGTACAGCATCAGAAAGAATCGTCGATAAATATCACTTAACTCATATCTCAACTGGAGATATGTTTAGGGAAGCAATGGCAAACAAGACTAAAGTTGGTCTTGAAGCTAAGAGCTACATTGATAAAGGTAACTTAGTACCAGATGAAGTTACTGCAAGATTAGTTGAAGAACGTTTAAGTCAACCTGATATTAAAGAAGGTTATATCTTAGATGGTTTTCCAAGAACTACTGTGCAAGCAGAACTTTTAGAAGGTATTACTAAGCGTTTGAAGAAGCCATTAACTAATGTCATTGCGCTTGAAGTTGATGAAGATACTTTGATTAAGCGTTTATCAGCAAGATACATGTGTAAAAATTGTGGTGCTACGTACAACAAGATTTCTAAGCAACCTAAAGTTGAAGGTACTTGTGATCGTTGTGGTAGTCATGAATTTTATCAACGTGAAGATGATAAGCCAGAAGTTGTTAAGAATCGTCTTGAAGTTAATGAAAAGATGAATGCACCTTTGAAGGACTTTTACCAAAAGAAAGGTTTGCTTACTATAATTAATGGTGAACAAACTCCAGAAAAAGTCTTTGAAGACATTGATGCGGTATTGAGCAATAATCAATAA
- the rpsK gene encoding 30S ribosomal protein S11: MPAKKTARKRRVKKHVESGVAHIHSTFNNTLVMITDVQGNAVAWSSAGALGFKGSRKSTPFAAQMAAEAAAKSAMDQGMKHVEVSVKGPGAGRESAIRSLQATGLEITAIRDVTPVPHNGSRPPKRRRA; encoded by the coding sequence ATGCCTGCAAAGAAAACAGCACGTAAGCGTCGTGTGAAGAAGCATGTTGAAAGCGGTGTGGCACACATTCACTCAACGTTTAATAATACTTTAGTCATGATTACTGACGTTCAAGGTAATGCAGTTGCTTGGTCTTCAGCTGGTGCATTGGGTTTCAAGGGTAGTCGTAAGTCTACTCCATTTGCAGCTCAAATGGCAGCTGAAGCAGCAGCTAAGAGTGCAATGGACCAAGGTATGAAACATGTAGAAGTTTCTGTTAAAGGTCCTGGTGCTGGTCGTGAATCTGCTATTAGATCACTTCAAGCAACTGGTCTTGAAATTACTGCAATTCGTGACGTTACGCCAGTTCCCCACAATGGTTCCAGACCACCAAAACGTCGTCGTGCTTAA